One Kaistella polysaccharea DNA segment encodes these proteins:
- the gyrB gene encoding DNA topoisomerase (ATP-hydrolyzing) subunit B has product MSQKEYTASSIQALEGMEHVRMRPSMYIGDVGARGLHHLVYEVIDNSIDEALAGHCDTISVVIHEGESISVKDNGRGIPVDFHEKEQKSALEVVMTKIGAGGKFDKDSYKVSGGLHGVGVSVVNALSVSLIATVNRDGKIYQQKFSQGKALAGVEEIGTTTERGTEVFFQPDGSIFQELVYYYDTLASRLRELSYLNKGITITLTDERVTEEDGSLKSDVFHSEGGLKEFVEYIDGNRESIMNNVIFMEGEKDNIPVEVAMRYNTSYNENLHSYVNNINTHEGGTHLAGFRRALTRTLKKFADELGLPAKEKVEVTGDDFREGLTAVISVKVMEPQFEGQTKTKLGNSEVSGAVDKIVGEMLTNFLEEHPNEAKIIVQKVVLAAKARQAAKKARELVQRKSPMGGSGLPGKLSDCSSKDPEISELFLVEGDSAGGTAKQGRDRHFQAILPLRGKILNVEKSMLHKVYDNEEIKNIYTALGVSVGTEEDSKALNISKLRYHKIVIMCDADIDGAHIATLIMTFFFRYMKELIENGYVYIAQPPLYLLKKGNKKVYAYNEKEREEITLEMSPDGKGVEVQRYKGLGEMNPEQLWDTTLNPERRTLKQITIESLAEADNVFSMLMGDEVPPRRAFIEKNAIYAKIDV; this is encoded by the coding sequence ATGAGCCAAAAAGAATATACAGCCAGTAGTATACAAGCGTTAGAAGGAATGGAGCACGTGAGAATGCGTCCATCGATGTACATCGGTGATGTTGGAGCAAGAGGTCTGCATCATTTAGTTTATGAGGTGATTGACAACTCGATTGATGAAGCGTTAGCGGGACATTGCGACACGATCTCGGTAGTTATCCACGAAGGTGAATCCATTAGCGTTAAAGATAACGGTCGGGGTATTCCAGTTGATTTCCATGAGAAAGAGCAAAAATCTGCGCTTGAAGTGGTTATGACCAAAATTGGTGCGGGTGGGAAATTCGATAAAGATTCTTATAAAGTTTCTGGTGGATTGCATGGTGTTGGGGTTTCGGTGGTGAATGCACTTTCAGTTTCCTTAATTGCAACCGTAAATAGAGATGGCAAAATTTATCAGCAGAAGTTTTCCCAAGGGAAAGCGTTAGCAGGTGTAGAAGAAATCGGAACGACTACAGAAAGAGGAACGGAAGTTTTCTTTCAGCCCGATGGATCTATTTTCCAGGAATTGGTTTATTACTATGATACTTTGGCCAGCAGACTTCGTGAACTTTCTTATTTGAATAAAGGGATTACAATTACTTTAACCGATGAAAGAGTTACTGAAGAAGATGGTAGTCTTAAAAGCGATGTTTTCCATTCTGAAGGTGGACTGAAAGAGTTTGTAGAATACATCGACGGAAACCGTGAAAGCATTATGAATAATGTGATTTTCATGGAAGGTGAAAAAGACAATATTCCGGTTGAAGTTGCCATGCGATATAATACTTCTTATAATGAGAATCTTCATTCTTACGTAAATAACATCAACACACACGAAGGTGGAACTCACCTTGCCGGTTTTAGAAGAGCTTTAACAAGAACGTTAAAGAAATTTGCTGATGAATTGGGACTTCCGGCAAAAGAAAAAGTAGAAGTTACTGGTGATGATTTCCGTGAGGGATTGACGGCGGTGATTTCTGTAAAAGTAATGGAACCTCAGTTTGAAGGTCAAACGAAAACGAAATTAGGAAATTCTGAAGTTTCTGGTGCAGTTGATAAAATCGTTGGTGAAATGCTAACCAACTTCTTAGAAGAGCATCCAAACGAAGCGAAAATTATTGTACAGAAAGTAGTGCTTGCAGCGAAAGCGAGACAGGCAGCGAAAAAAGCAAGAGAACTCGTTCAACGTAAATCTCCAATGGGCGGAAGTGGACTGCCAGGAAAACTTTCTGACTGTTCTTCTAAAGATCCAGAAATTTCTGAACTATTTTTAGTCGAGGGAGATTCGGCAGGTGGAACGGCTAAGCAAGGTCGTGACCGTCATTTCCAAGCGATTCTACCTTTGCGTGGTAAAATTTTGAATGTTGAGAAATCGATGCTTCACAAAGTTTACGACAACGAAGAAATTAAAAATATTTATACTGCTTTAGGAGTTTCTGTAGGAACTGAAGAAGACAGCAAAGCCTTAAATATTTCCAAATTAAGATATCATAAAATTGTGATCATGTGTGATGCCGATATTGATGGTGCTCACATCGCCACTTTAATTATGACGTTTTTCTTTAGATATATGAAAGAACTCATTGAGAATGGATATGTTTATATCGCGCAACCTCCTTTATATTTACTGAAAAAAGGAAATAAGAAGGTTTATGCCTATAACGAAAAGGAACGTGAAGAAATCACTTTAGAAATGTCACCTGACGGAAAAGGAGTTGAAGTTCAACGTTACAAAGGTCTGGGAGAAATGAATCCTGAACAACTTTGGGATACGACGCTGAATCCTGAACGAAGAACATTAAAACAAATTACCATCGAAAGTTTAGCAGAAGCTGACAATGTATTTTCTATGCTAATGGGTGATGAAGTTCCGCCAAGACGGGCATTCATTGAGAAGAATGCAATTTACGCGAAAATTGACGTTTAA
- a CDS encoding cryptochrome/photolyase family protein: MADKITIFWFRRDLRLSDNHGLFRALESSKNVLPVFIFDTEILSKLENKEDRRVDYIVQTLQTLNQFLEKTGKSIKILHGKPIDLFKKLSEEYDHSGVICNEDYEPSAIKRDLEIKEFLTSKGIDFQSFKDQVHFHKDEILKSDGTPYTIYTPYSKQWLQKYDIENIEHFPSEKHLNRLIDVEPQNLSLKQIGFKKTGYEFEIPHIDPDIIKNYHETRNFPTLKTSEMSVHLRFGTVSVRKLAAEGGKLNQTYLKELIWREFFMQILYHFPKVVHQSFKKKYDHISWIYDENLLKKWQEGKTGYPIVDAGMRQLNETGFMHNRVRMVCASFLTKHLLMDWRIGEAYFAEKLLDYDLSSNNGNWQWSAGSGCDAAPYFRVFNPTEQQKKFDPEFIYIKKWVPEFGSKQYTEPIVEHKFARERALNAYKKGLQDA, encoded by the coding sequence ATGGCTGATAAAATTACTATTTTTTGGTTTCGGCGGGATCTCAGATTGAGTGATAATCATGGACTTTTTAGAGCTTTGGAATCGTCTAAAAATGTTCTGCCAGTTTTCATTTTTGATACTGAAATTCTTTCAAAATTAGAAAATAAAGAAGATCGGCGCGTTGATTATATCGTGCAAACTTTACAAACCTTGAATCAATTTTTAGAGAAAACGGGGAAATCAATTAAAATTCTTCACGGAAAACCAATAGATTTATTTAAAAAGTTGTCCGAAGAATATGATCATTCAGGCGTTATTTGTAACGAAGATTATGAACCTTCAGCAATTAAAAGAGATTTAGAAATTAAAGAGTTTTTAACTTCTAAAGGAATAGATTTTCAATCCTTTAAAGATCAGGTTCATTTTCACAAAGATGAAATCTTAAAATCTGACGGAACTCCATATACGATCTATACACCGTATTCGAAACAATGGCTTCAAAAATATGACATTGAAAATATCGAGCATTTTCCCAGTGAAAAACATCTTAATCGATTAATTGATGTAGAACCTCAAAATCTTTCTTTAAAACAAATTGGTTTTAAGAAAACAGGATACGAGTTTGAAATTCCTCATATTGATCCGGATATCATTAAAAATTACCATGAAACGCGAAATTTTCCGACTTTAAAAACTTCTGAAATGAGTGTTCATCTTCGTTTTGGGACAGTTAGTGTTAGAAAACTTGCTGCAGAAGGCGGGAAACTCAATCAAACTTACCTGAAAGAATTGATCTGGCGGGAATTTTTCATGCAGATTCTTTATCATTTCCCGAAAGTGGTGCATCAATCTTTTAAGAAAAAATACGACCATATTTCCTGGATTTATGATGAAAATCTCTTGAAGAAATGGCAGGAAGGAAAAACGGGATATCCGATTGTAGATGCCGGAATGCGCCAGTTAAATGAAACAGGATTTATGCACAATAGAGTTCGAATGGTTTGTGCGAGTTTTTTAACAAAACATCTCTTAATGGACTGGCGAATTGGGGAAGCTTATTTCGCGGAAAAGTTGCTTGACTATGACTTGTCTTCCAACAATGGAAACTGGCAGTGGAGTGCAGGAAGCGGTTGTGATGCGGCGCCTTATTTCCGAGTTTTTAACCCAACGGAACAGCAAAAAAAGTTTGATCCGGAGTTTATCTATATTAAAAAGTGGGTTCCTGAATTTGGTTCAAAACAATACACTGAACCCATTGTGGAGCATAAATTTGCGCGCGAACGTGCCTTGAATGCTTATAAAAAGGGTTTACAGGATGCCTGA
- a CDS encoding MarR family winged helix-turn-helix transcriptional regulator → MELNLIIDILSELDTFQKNQPSNQTSLEDFRLYLNEKAYEKETPRNLTDKFDLQVFDRENEIAKQVIMLGRYSKHLIKKSLESHTDLVNEDFTYLFRLMDYPSLTKMQLIEKNAHEKQSGIEIIKRLVRNGLLVESPDENDKRSTRISVTEKGKKVFQESMKDVTMVSKIMCGKLNGEEKEQLLTSLKKLNTFHHTIYTNLRNEDPIKILKMVENG, encoded by the coding sequence ATGGAACTTAATTTAATCATTGACATTTTATCGGAGCTTGATACTTTTCAAAAAAATCAGCCGAGTAACCAAACAAGTCTGGAGGATTTTCGACTGTATTTGAATGAGAAAGCTTACGAAAAAGAAACGCCGAGAAATCTGACAGATAAATTTGATTTGCAGGTTTTCGATCGTGAGAATGAGATTGCAAAACAGGTGATTATGCTGGGAAGATATTCCAAACATCTCATTAAAAAATCGCTGGAAAGTCATACCGATTTGGTGAACGAAGATTTTACCTACTTGTTTAGATTGATGGATTATCCGTCCCTCACGAAAATGCAGCTCATCGAGAAAAATGCGCATGAAAAACAATCGGGTATAGAAATAATTAAAAGGCTGGTACGCAATGGTTTATTAGTTGAAAGTCCAGATGAAAATGACAAGCGAAGTACAAGAATTTCGGTGACCGAAAAAGGTAAAAAGGTTTTTCAGGAGTCCATGAAAGATGTAACCATGGTTTCTAAAATAATGTGTGGGAAACTGAATGGCGAAGAAAAAGAACAGTTATTAACTTCATTGAAAAAGCTGAATACTTTTCATCACACCATCTACACCAATTTGCGAAATGAAGATCCGATAAAAATTCTGAAAATGGTTGAAAATGGCTGA
- a CDS encoding efflux RND transporter permease subunit codes for MLNKIIEFSIKNKLIIILMTLGLIIYGLFELRNLPIDAVPDITDNQVQIITVSPSLGAPDIERFITFPLEQINYNIQGIKEMRSFSRFGLSVITIVFKDDIDLMVARQQVAERLQQVSKDIPVSLGVPQMAPISTGLGEIYQYVVRPKKGYEHRYNPMELRTIQDWIVRRQLLGTPGVADVASFGGYLKQYEVAVNPAILKSMGVTISEVFDALQKNNQNTGGAYIEKGPSVLFIRTEGLMNQIPDIENTVVKNLADGTPILIKNIGKVQYGKAIRYGAMTYNGDGEVAGAVVMMMKGANSNEVIKDVKTRIEEIQKTLPEGVKIDAFLDRTKMVNNAISTVSKNLLEGALIVIFVLVLFLGNMRAGLIVASVIPLAMLFAIIMMNIFGVSGNLMSLGALDFGLIVDGAVIIVEAILHRFKHLTKFQDKKISQEFMDREVYTSSSTMMNSAVFGQIIILIVYLPILTLQGIEGKMFKPMAQTVIFALLGAFILSLTYIPMMSSLFLSKKIDLKKNFSDKMMAKFEAFYHRTLNFILKIPNLVFFSVVGLFFISLFVMSRLGGEFIPSLPEGDFAVDTRVLPGSNLKTSTDAVQKSSRILMKKFPEIEKIVGKTGSSEIPTDPMPIDASDMMIILKPRKEWTSAKTYDDLSEKMSAELKKNLVGVTYSFQYPVAMRFNELMTGARQDVVCKIYGEDLDTLKVYAEKLGEISKKIDGAQNIYVEPISGMPQIVISYKREALSQFGLNVEDVNNIVNTAFAGQSTGSVFEGEKKFDLVVRLDGEQRKNVDDVNNLLISTPLGTEIPLSTVASVELKESVNQIQRENAQRRIIVGFNVRNRDIQSTVEDLQKVVEKDFKLPPGYSISYGGTFENLQHAKSRLMIAVPISLLLILLMLYFAFNSVKYGLLIFSAIPLSMIGGIMSLWIRGMNFSISAGVGFIALFGVAVLNGIVLIAEFNRQKMHHSDLKDVVKIGGRTRLRPVLMTALVASLGFLPMALSQGEGAEVQRPLATVVIGGLLLATFLTLYLLPLIYIWFEEHFPDRRKKIVEISAEEDGYDE; via the coding sequence ATGCTTAATAAAATAATAGAATTTTCCATAAAAAATAAACTGATCATCATTTTGATGACGCTTGGTTTAATTATTTATGGATTGTTTGAACTCAGAAACCTTCCTATTGATGCGGTTCCTGATATTACGGATAATCAGGTTCAAATTATCACCGTTTCCCCAAGTTTGGGTGCGCCCGATATCGAACGGTTTATCACCTTCCCTTTAGAACAGATTAATTATAATATACAGGGAATCAAGGAAATGCGAAGTTTTTCGCGCTTTGGTTTATCGGTGATTACCATTGTATTTAAAGACGATATCGATTTAATGGTTGCTCGACAACAAGTTGCAGAACGGCTTCAGCAAGTTTCGAAAGATATTCCTGTAAGTTTAGGAGTTCCGCAAATGGCCCCAATTTCCACGGGTTTAGGGGAAATTTACCAATATGTTGTCCGTCCGAAAAAAGGTTACGAACATCGCTATAATCCGATGGAATTAAGAACCATTCAGGATTGGATAGTACGCCGACAATTACTCGGAACGCCTGGCGTTGCTGATGTTGCCAGTTTTGGTGGTTATTTGAAACAATATGAAGTTGCCGTAAATCCAGCCATTTTAAAATCGATGGGCGTTACGATTTCCGAAGTTTTTGATGCTTTGCAAAAAAACAATCAAAATACCGGTGGCGCTTACATTGAAAAAGGCCCCAGCGTTTTGTTCATCAGAACGGAAGGTTTGATGAATCAAATTCCGGACATTGAAAATACGGTCGTAAAAAATTTGGCTGATGGAACGCCAATTCTCATTAAAAATATTGGGAAAGTTCAATACGGAAAAGCCATCCGTTACGGTGCGATGACTTATAACGGCGACGGCGAAGTTGCAGGTGCCGTTGTCATGATGATGAAAGGAGCGAACTCCAATGAAGTCATCAAAGACGTAAAGACCAGAATTGAAGAAATTCAAAAAACACTGCCGGAAGGAGTGAAAATTGATGCGTTTCTGGATAGAACAAAAATGGTGAATAACGCCATCAGTACGGTAAGTAAAAACTTATTAGAAGGAGCTTTAATCGTCATATTCGTCTTGGTTTTGTTTCTTGGAAATATGCGTGCTGGATTAATCGTCGCTTCGGTAATTCCATTAGCAATGCTTTTTGCCATTATCATGATGAATATTTTCGGTGTTTCCGGAAACTTAATGAGTTTAGGAGCGCTGGATTTTGGTTTGATTGTCGATGGAGCAGTGATTATTGTCGAAGCGATTCTGCATCGGTTCAAGCATTTAACCAAGTTTCAGGACAAAAAAATTTCTCAGGAATTTATGGATCGTGAAGTGTATACTTCTTCCAGTACCATGATGAATTCAGCAGTTTTCGGTCAAATTATTATCCTAATTGTATACCTGCCAATTTTAACGTTACAAGGAATTGAAGGAAAGATGTTCAAACCGATGGCGCAAACAGTAATCTTCGCCTTACTTGGTGCTTTCATCCTTTCTCTGACGTACATTCCAATGATGAGTTCTTTGTTTTTATCTAAAAAGATAGATTTAAAGAAAAACTTTTCAGATAAAATGATGGCAAAGTTTGAAGCCTTTTACCATCGAACTTTAAATTTTATTTTGAAGATTCCTAATTTGGTTTTCTTCAGTGTTGTCGGATTGTTTTTTATCTCTTTGTTTGTGATGTCGAGATTGGGTGGCGAATTTATTCCCTCACTTCCAGAAGGAGATTTCGCGGTTGACACCAGAGTTTTACCGGGAAGTAACCTTAAAACATCTACTGATGCAGTCCAGAAATCTTCCAGAATATTAATGAAGAAATTCCCGGAGATTGAAAAGATTGTTGGGAAAACCGGAAGTAGTGAAATCCCAACCGATCCAATGCCAATCGATGCAAGTGACATGATGATCATTCTGAAACCAAGGAAAGAATGGACGTCCGCTAAAACTTATGATGACCTCTCAGAAAAAATGTCTGCAGAATTGAAGAAAAATCTGGTCGGGGTAACGTACTCCTTCCAATATCCGGTCGCAATGCGTTTTAACGAATTGATGACGGGAGCAAGACAAGATGTTGTTTGTAAAATTTACGGTGAAGATCTCGATACTTTAAAAGTGTATGCCGAAAAATTAGGGGAAATTTCGAAGAAAATTGATGGAGCGCAAAACATTTACGTGGAACCGATTTCCGGAATGCCACAAATTGTGATTTCTTACAAAAGAGAAGCGCTTTCGCAGTTTGGATTGAACGTTGAAGATGTCAACAACATCGTCAACACTGCATTTGCCGGACAATCAACCGGTTCGGTATTCGAAGGCGAAAAGAAATTCGATCTGGTCGTTCGTTTAGATGGCGAGCAAAGAAAGAATGTCGATGACGTCAACAATCTTTTAATTTCTACACCTTTAGGAACTGAAATTCCGTTGAGCACAGTTGCTTCGGTTGAACTCAAAGAGAGCGTCAATCAAATCCAAAGGGAAAATGCACAACGCAGAATTATCGTCGGCTTCAATGTCAGAAACCGCGATATTCAGTCGACCGTAGAAGATTTACAGAAAGTGGTTGAAAAAGATTTCAAACTTCCACCCGGATATTCCATTTCTTACGGAGGAACTTTTGAGAACCTTCAACACGCAAAATCCCGTTTGATGATCGCCGTTCCCATAAGTTTACTGCTGATTTTACTGATGCTTTATTTTGCCTTTAATTCCGTGAAATATGGCTTGCTCATTTTCTCCGCAATTCCACTTTCTATGATTGGCGGAATTATGTCGCTCTGGATCCGCGGAATGAATTTTAGTATTTCCGCCGGCGTCGGTTTTATCGCACTTTTCGGAGTAGCCGTACTCAATGGAATCGTTTTAATCGCAGAATTTAACCGCCAGAAAATGCATCATTCCGATTTAAAAGACGTCGTAAAAATCGGTGGAAGAACCAGATTACGTCCGGTTTTAATGACCGCTTTGGTGGCATCACTCGGCTTTTTACCAATGGCCTTAAGTCAAGGCGAAGGCGCAGAAGTTCAACGACCTTTAGCAACAGTCGTCATCGGCGGATTGCTCTTGGCCACGTTCCTCACGCTTTATTTGTTGCCCCTAATTTACATTTGGTTCGAGGAACATTTCCCGGACCGACGTAAAAAAATTGTAGAAATAAGTGCCGAAGAAGATGGTTATGATGAATAA
- a CDS encoding OsmC family protein — protein MKRNATAIWQGSGKDGKGNLTTQSTTLNKTQYSYSSRFEEGVGTNPEELVAAAHAGCFAMALSFKIDEAGFKAENLETKCVINLDAKEGKITQSMLTLMATVHGISKEKFDELVADAEKNCPISKLLNTEIKVDATLA, from the coding sequence ATGAAAAGAAATGCAACAGCCATTTGGCAAGGGTCAGGTAAAGACGGAAAAGGAAATTTAACCACTCAAAGCACAACCTTAAACAAGACCCAATATTCTTACAGCTCTCGTTTTGAAGAAGGCGTTGGGACAAATCCTGAAGAATTAGTCGCTGCAGCTCATGCAGGTTGTTTCGCGATGGCGCTATCTTTTAAAATAGATGAAGCCGGTTTTAAAGCAGAAAACTTAGAAACGAAATGTGTCATTAATCTGGATGCGAAAGAAGGAAAAATAACGCAGTCGATGTTAACTTTGATGGCAACTGTTCACGGAATTAGTAAAGAAAAGTTTGATGAGTTAGTTGCTGATGCAGAGAAAAACTGTCCAATTTCGAAATTGCTGAATACTGAAATTAAGGTCGATGCAACTTTAGCATAA
- the lysS gene encoding lysine--tRNA ligase: MQLSEQEIIRREKLQTLEKMGINAFPAEEYKITETTKTIKEDFVEGKKVTIAGRLMSRRIQGKASFAELQDSEGKIQVYFNRDEICTGEDKTLYNDVYKHLLDIGDIIGIEGELFNTQVGEMTVKVTDFKILTKSLRPLPQPRTDENGVTYDAFNDPELRYRQRYVDLIVNPQVKEVFIKRTKLFNAMRTYFNNAGYFEVETPILQAIPGGAAAKPFITHHNALDIPLYLRIANELYLKRLIVGGFDGVYEFSKNFRNEGMDRTHNPEFTAMEIYVAYKDYNWMMDFTEKLLEFSAIQVNGTTDSTFGEHTISWKAPYPRVSMTESIQHFTGFDITGKSEKEIFDFARSIGVEVDETMGKGKLIDEIFGEKCEGNYIQPTFITDYPIEMSPLTKKHRSKEGLTERFELMVCGKEIANAYSELNDPIDQRERFEKQVELGKKGDDEAMFIDQDFLRALEYGMPPTSGLGIGMDRLIMYLTNNPSIQEVLFFPQMKPEKATPTFELDEDERLVLEILNSSEEPMTLGVVKVKSQLSGKKWDKATKNLTKYNLVKVEKIDDVVWMKLM; this comes from the coding sequence ATGCAGTTATCAGAACAGGAAATTATCCGGAGAGAAAAGTTACAAACCCTTGAAAAAATGGGCATTAACGCTTTTCCAGCCGAAGAATATAAAATTACAGAGACGACCAAAACCATTAAAGAAGATTTTGTTGAAGGTAAGAAAGTGACTATTGCAGGTCGTTTGATGAGCCGCAGAATTCAGGGTAAAGCGAGTTTCGCGGAACTTCAGGATTCTGAAGGTAAAATTCAGGTTTATTTTAACAGAGATGAAATTTGTACTGGTGAAGATAAAACGCTTTACAATGACGTTTACAAACACCTTTTAGATATCGGTGATATCATCGGAATTGAAGGTGAACTGTTCAATACGCAAGTTGGCGAAATGACCGTGAAGGTGACGGATTTTAAAATTTTAACAAAATCTTTACGTCCACTTCCACAACCAAGAACAGATGAAAATGGAGTGACTTATGATGCCTTCAATGATCCTGAACTTCGATACAGACAACGTTATGTTGATTTAATCGTAAATCCGCAAGTAAAAGAAGTTTTCATTAAAAGAACAAAATTGTTCAATGCGATGCGAACTTACTTTAATAATGCTGGCTATTTTGAAGTTGAAACTCCAATTTTACAGGCGATTCCAGGTGGTGCTGCGGCAAAACCTTTTATCACGCATCATAACGCTTTAGACATTCCCTTATATTTAAGAATTGCGAACGAACTCTATCTAAAAAGATTGATCGTTGGTGGATTTGACGGTGTTTATGAATTCTCCAAAAACTTTAGAAATGAAGGAATGGACCGAACTCATAATCCAGAATTTACGGCGATGGAAATTTACGTTGCTTATAAAGATTACAACTGGATGATGGATTTCACAGAAAAATTGTTGGAATTTTCTGCAATTCAAGTGAATGGAACAACGGATTCAACTTTCGGTGAACACACTATTAGTTGGAAAGCGCCATATCCAAGAGTTTCAATGACCGAATCAATTCAACATTTCACTGGATTTGACATTACTGGAAAATCAGAAAAAGAAATCTTCGATTTTGCAAGATCAATTGGTGTTGAAGTAGATGAAACAATGGGTAAAGGAAAATTAATTGATGAAATTTTTGGGGAGAAATGTGAAGGAAATTATATTCAACCGACCTTCATTACGGACTATCCTATCGAAATGTCGCCTTTAACAAAGAAACACAGAAGCAAAGAAGGTTTAACAGAGCGTTTTGAATTAATGGTTTGCGGTAAAGAAATTGCAAATGCATATTCCGAATTAAATGATCCAATCGATCAGAGAGAGCGTTTTGAGAAACAAGTAGAATTAGGTAAAAAAGGTGATGACGAAGCAATGTTCATCGACCAGGATTTCTTGAGAGCCTTAGAATACGGAATGCCGCCAACTTCAGGTTTGGGAATTGGAATGGACCGTTTGATCATGTATTTAACAAACAATCCATCGATCCAGGAAGTTTTGTTTTTCCCACAAATGAAGCCGGAGAAAGCAACGCCAACTTTCGAACTGGATGAAGATGAAAGACTGGTTTTGGAGATTTTGAATTCTTCAGAGGAACCGATGACTTTAGGAGTAGTGAAAGTAAAATCTCAACTTTCTGGCAAGAAATGGGACAAAGCGACGAAAAATTTAACGAAATACAATTTGGTTAAAGTAGAAAAAATCGACGATGTTGTTTGGATGAAATTGATGTAA
- a CDS encoding diacylglycerol/lipid kinase family protein: protein MNNVAFIINPFSAQKNYQPFLTSLQKNLENPIFYLSESVAGTEQFITENFDKIDIFVAVGGDGTISSVAKSLINTDKVLAIFPAGSGNGFSNENNFNKNLKDLLAKIKNNQHREIDTFMVNEYFSINVSGTGFDGKVTKAFEKTSRGFKNYIKVSLQTFFSYKPVEVQFKSPDFQKFNGNYLMINVANTRQFGNNAYIAPHASTVDGLAEVVLVKKFPFWYSGIFAFNMFSKNLEENKYITYLSVSDIEFTVNTEDWHLDGDYNRIKSPVSIKVLPHSLKILV from the coding sequence ATGAATAACGTTGCCTTTATTATCAATCCATTTTCGGCGCAGAAGAATTATCAACCATTTCTCACGTCACTTCAAAAAAATCTGGAAAACCCGATCTTCTACCTTTCTGAATCGGTCGCAGGAACAGAACAATTCATCACGGAAAACTTTGATAAAATTGATATTTTTGTAGCTGTTGGCGGTGACGGCACCATATCTTCTGTAGCTAAATCACTCATTAATACCGATAAAGTATTGGCTATTTTTCCCGCTGGTTCAGGCAATGGCTTTTCGAATGAAAATAATTTCAACAAGAATCTGAAAGATCTTCTTGCTAAAATAAAAAATAATCAGCATCGGGAAATCGATACTTTTATGGTCAACGAGTACTTTTCAATTAATGTTTCCGGAACTGGATTCGATGGAAAAGTCACAAAAGCTTTTGAAAAAACAAGCCGTGGTTTTAAGAACTATATTAAAGTTTCACTTCAGACATTTTTTTCCTACAAACCCGTTGAAGTTCAATTCAAGTCACCAGACTTTCAAAAATTCAACGGAAACTATTTGATGATCAACGTTGCAAATACGCGGCAATTCGGTAACAACGCTTATATTGCGCCGCATGCAAGCACTGTAGACGGTTTGGCAGAAGTAGTTTTGGTAAAAAAGTTCCCGTTTTGGTACAGCGGCATTTTCGCTTTTAACATGTTTTCGAAAAATTTAGAGGAAAACAAATACATCACTTACCTTTCAGTTTCAGATATTGAATTTACGGTCAATACGGAAGATTGGCATTTAGACGGAGATTATAACCGAATTAAATCGCCTGTCTCAATTAAAGTTTTACCCCACAGCTTGAAAATCCTGGTTTAA
- a CDS encoding DUF3298 and DUF4163 domain-containing protein: MRNFIVFSFSAFIFLMGCNQKKTINTDLNAEIAPLNDSIASFVIDSVAVQDSVKITENLTAAFHSKMLVFPSLSNKRVLDSIYSVENIHLNSYSAENITDSLKAKKDKFFRDTKESIKEWNPDFKQTWTNNSNMKLFSNTNGFLTIKYTGDGFTGGAHGYYYEKYKVFDLKKNTTLQLSDILKNQNAEIWGRILMDHFLKNDLGKGQSEMLLVKEIPLNTNFYFDENNLFFLYNQYEIIAYAAGPVLIKIPLSDIKPFLNAEFKKRIAK; encoded by the coding sequence ATGAGGAATTTTATAGTTTTTTCTTTCAGTGCCTTCATTTTTTTGATGGGCTGTAACCAGAAAAAAACCATCAATACAGATTTAAATGCTGAGATTGCACCACTAAATGATAGTATTGCATCTTTTGTCATTGATTCTGTTGCAGTACAAGATTCGGTTAAAATAACAGAAAATCTTACGGCTGCCTTTCATTCAAAGATGCTTGTTTTCCCATCTTTAAGCAATAAGCGAGTTTTAGATTCTATTTACAGTGTGGAGAATATTCATTTAAACTCCTACTCTGCTGAAAATATTACCGATTCTTTAAAAGCCAAAAAAGACAAATTTTTCCGCGACACGAAGGAATCAATTAAAGAATGGAATCCAGATTTTAAACAAACGTGGACTAATAATTCAAACATGAAGTTATTTTCAAATACCAACGGGTTTCTCACCATCAAATATACCGGAGATGGATTCACGGGCGGCGCACATGGCTATTATTACGAAAAATACAAGGTCTTCGACCTTAAAAAAAATACGACTTTACAACTTTCTGATATTTTAAAAAATCAAAATGCTGAAATTTGGGGAAGAATATTAATGGATCATTTTCTGAAAAACGATTTGGGAAAGGGACAAAGCGAAATGTTGCTGGTTAAAGAAATTCCCTTAAATACCAATTTCTACTTTGATGAAAATAACCTCTTTTTTCTGTACAATCAGTACGAAATTATAGCTTATGCCGCCGGTCCGGTCCTCATAAAAATACCGCTGTCAGACATAAAACCATTTTTAAATGCGGAATTTAAAAAGAGAATTGCAAAATAA